In Vibrio celticus, one genomic interval encodes:
- a CDS encoding ISL3 family transposase has product MPNNTFLSSFWEGFQIVKSYKIDSLISITLIPDTAAYCSCGQVSASIHDTQWRTLKDAMMLGTPVELLVQTRRIKCSNCGIKTESISWVKPYSRLTNRLIDYIDNLLPLLPIKHISELTGVHWHTVKEIDKQRLKRVVPEVPWGCLRQLVMDEFAIFKGHRYATVIADAQTHQVLWIGLGRSRKDIRPFFEMLGEHAQNIEVVAMDMNTAFDLEVQAHCPNARIVYDLFHVVAKFGREVMDRVRVDQANQLKDDKSARRWVKRSRWVLLKNRENLNTKQQSYLDEILAINRDLMVTHLLGAQLKELWYCESEKQARDLWEIWWQQVHESGVKPLINFARKLKPYLHGIVSSALYHLNTCSLEGINNKIKLIKRMGYGYRDTDYFFMKIKAAFPGKPR; this is encoded by the coding sequence ATGCCGAATAATACTTTCCTATCGTCATTCTGGGAAGGCTTTCAGATCGTAAAGTCTTATAAAATTGACTCATTAATCTCTATCACCTTAATTCCTGATACCGCAGCATACTGCTCTTGTGGTCAAGTTTCTGCCTCTATCCATGACACTCAGTGGAGAACGCTTAAGGATGCGATGATGCTAGGCACACCCGTTGAGTTACTCGTTCAGACTCGGCGCATCAAGTGTTCAAATTGTGGTATCAAGACTGAGTCTATTTCTTGGGTTAAGCCATATTCTCGCCTCACTAATCGGCTGATTGATTACATTGATAATCTATTACCATTGCTACCCATCAAACACATTTCAGAGCTTACTGGAGTGCACTGGCACACCGTCAAAGAAATAGACAAGCAACGTCTCAAGCGTGTCGTACCTGAGGTTCCTTGGGGGTGCTTGCGTCAACTGGTCATGGATGAGTTTGCCATATTCAAGGGCCATCGTTACGCCACTGTTATCGCAGATGCACAAACGCATCAAGTACTTTGGATTGGTCTAGGTAGAAGTCGTAAAGACATACGCCCCTTCTTTGAGATGCTTGGAGAGCATGCACAAAATATCGAAGTTGTGGCAATGGATATGAACACCGCTTTTGATCTAGAGGTTCAAGCTCATTGTCCAAATGCCCGTATCGTCTATGATCTCTTTCATGTCGTCGCTAAGTTTGGTCGAGAGGTTATGGATAGAGTTCGAGTAGATCAAGCTAACCAACTTAAAGATGACAAAAGTGCACGACGTTGGGTCAAGCGCTCACGCTGGGTACTACTGAAAAATAGAGAGAATTTAAATACCAAGCAACAAAGCTATCTGGATGAAATACTTGCGATTAACCGTGACTTAATGGTGACCCATTTACTTGGCGCTCAACTCAAGGAACTCTGGTACTGCGAATCGGAAAAACAAGCCCGAGACCTTTGGGAAATATGGTGGCAACAAGTTCATGAAAGCGGAGTAAAGCCACTCATAAACTTTGCTAGAAAGCTGAAACCGTACCTTCATGGGATAGTGTCTTCAGCTTTATATCACTTAAATACATGTAGCTTGGAAGGGATTAATAACAAGATTAAGTTAATCAAAAGAATGGGCTATGGGTATCGAGATACGGATTACTTTTTTATGAAGATAAAAGCGGCCTTCCCCGGAAAGCCGCGATGA
- a CDS encoding phosphoadenylyl-sulfate reductase, with product MHNSVASKLKLAELLALTKTEQILRLGQINAELEQLTALERVKWALENLEGSHVVSSSFGIQAALMLHLVTQAKPDIPVILTDTGYLFPETYRFIDELSQKLTLNLQVFRAQQSPNWQEAQYGKLWDQGIEGIEKYNKLNKVEPMRRALDELEAGTWFSGLRREQSQSRANLPILSIQNGVFKFLPVIDWTNKDVHYYLEEHGLSYHPLREQGYLSVGDTHTTKKWEPGMTEEETRFNGLKRECGLHEDDGEQSGSGI from the coding sequence ATGCATAATTCTGTCGCTTCAAAATTGAAGTTAGCAGAGCTACTCGCATTGACTAAGACGGAGCAAATACTTCGTCTTGGACAAATCAACGCAGAGTTAGAGCAGCTAACCGCATTAGAAAGAGTTAAATGGGCATTAGAAAACTTGGAAGGATCACATGTTGTGTCTTCAAGTTTCGGCATTCAAGCCGCGTTAATGCTGCACTTAGTGACTCAAGCGAAACCAGATATTCCGGTTATTTTGACGGACACCGGGTATCTATTTCCTGAAACATATCGCTTTATCGATGAGTTAAGTCAGAAGTTGACTCTAAACCTTCAAGTCTTTCGCGCCCAACAGAGCCCTAATTGGCAAGAAGCGCAATATGGAAAACTTTGGGATCAAGGTATAGAAGGAATAGAGAAGTACAACAAGCTTAATAAAGTTGAACCGATGAGAAGAGCGCTGGATGAGCTCGAGGCTGGGACGTGGTTTTCCGGTTTAAGAAGAGAGCAATCTCAATCGCGTGCAAACTTGCCAATCTTATCTATCCAAAATGGTGTGTTTAAGTTCTTGCCAGTAATTGATTGGACAAATAAAGATGTTCATTATTACTTAGAAGAGCATGGTCTCAGTTATCACCCACTTCGTGAGCAGGGGTACCTTTCTGTTGGGGATACTCATACGACTAAGAAATGGGAACCGGGTATGACTGAAGAAGAAACTCGTTTTAATGGGCTGAAACGAGAATGTGGTCTCCATGAAGATGATGGAGAGCAATCTGGTTCTGGGATTTAG
- the cysI gene encoding assimilatory sulfite reductase (NADPH) hemoprotein subunit — protein sequence MSKQVIEQEVLGQVLGPLADNERLKRESNNLRGTIEKDLQDRITGGFTADNFQLIRFHGMYQQDDRDIRNERTKQKLEPLHNVMLRARMPGGIITPKQWLAIDKFADESTSYGSIRLTTRQTFQFHGVLKPNIKLMHQTLNNIGIDSIATAGDVNRNVLCTTNPVESELHQEAYEWAKKISEHLLPKTRAYAEIWLDGEKLETTDEEPILGSNYLPRKFKTTVVIPPQNDVDVHANDLNFVAIAEDGRLVGFNVLVGGGLAMTHGDTSTYARKADDFGFVPLDKTLDVAATVVTTQRDWGNRSNRKNAKTKYTLDRVGIDVFKAEVEKRAGVEFSESRPYEFTGRGDRIGWAEGIDGKHHLALFIENGRLLDFPGKALKTGVAEIAKIHKGDFRMTANQNLIVAGVSTSQKAKIEKLARQYGLMDDAVSEQRKNSMACVAFPTCPLAMAEAERFLPEFVTDVEDILKKHGLPEEDNIILRITGCPNGCGRAMLAELGLVGKAPGRYNMHLGGNKAGTRIPKMYKENITSAQILEEIDALVGRWATERNDNEGFGDFTIRAGIIEEVIISKRDLHA from the coding sequence ATGAGCAAGCAAGTAATAGAGCAAGAAGTGCTAGGTCAAGTACTTGGACCTTTGGCTGACAATGAGCGTCTGAAGCGTGAAAGTAATAACCTACGCGGTACGATTGAAAAAGATCTCCAAGACCGCATAACCGGTGGCTTTACTGCTGATAACTTCCAGTTGATTCGTTTCCACGGTATGTATCAACAAGACGACCGTGATATTCGTAACGAACGTACCAAGCAAAAGCTCGAACCGTTACACAACGTAATGCTTCGTGCGCGTATGCCTGGTGGCATCATTACCCCTAAGCAGTGGTTGGCGATTGATAAGTTCGCAGACGAAAGCACCTCTTACGGTTCAATTCGTCTAACAACACGTCAAACGTTTCAGTTCCACGGTGTGTTGAAGCCGAACATTAAGTTGATGCACCAAACGCTAAATAACATTGGCATTGATTCCATTGCGACAGCGGGTGATGTAAACCGAAATGTTCTGTGTACGACAAACCCAGTTGAATCTGAACTTCATCAAGAAGCTTACGAGTGGGCGAAAAAGATCAGTGAACATCTATTACCGAAGACTCGCGCTTATGCAGAAATCTGGTTAGATGGTGAAAAACTAGAAACAACGGATGAAGAACCTATCCTTGGTAGTAACTACCTACCGCGTAAGTTCAAGACGACAGTTGTCATTCCTCCACAGAATGACGTAGATGTTCATGCTAACGATCTTAACTTTGTTGCAATTGCTGAAGACGGAAGGCTGGTGGGCTTTAACGTGTTAGTCGGTGGCGGCCTTGCTATGACACACGGTGATACCTCTACTTATGCACGTAAAGCTGACGACTTTGGTTTTGTGCCATTAGATAAAACGTTGGATGTAGCAGCGACGGTGGTAACGACTCAGCGCGACTGGGGTAACCGTTCAAACCGCAAGAATGCCAAAACCAAATACACATTAGACCGTGTTGGTATTGATGTATTCAAAGCAGAAGTAGAAAAGCGTGCCGGCGTTGAGTTCTCTGAAAGCCGTCCTTATGAGTTTACTGGCCGTGGTGATCGCATTGGTTGGGCAGAAGGCATTGATGGTAAGCACCACTTAGCGTTATTCATTGAGAATGGCCGTTTGCTTGATTTTCCTGGGAAGGCTCTGAAAACCGGTGTGGCTGAAATAGCGAAGATTCACAAAGGTGACTTCCGCATGACAGCGAACCAAAATCTAATTGTTGCGGGTGTGTCGACGAGTCAAAAGGCCAAGATTGAAAAACTAGCGCGTCAATATGGCTTGATGGATGATGCTGTTTCAGAGCAACGTAAAAACTCAATGGCGTGTGTGGCTTTCCCAACATGTCCTTTAGCAATGGCAGAAGCTGAGCGCTTTCTTCCTGAGTTTGTAACGGATGTTGAAGACATTCTGAAGAAACATGGATTACCAGAAGAAGATAACATCATCCTTCGAATCACTGGTTGTCCAAACGGTTGTGGTCGTGCAATGTTGGCTGAACTTGGTTTAGTGGGTAAGGCTCCGGGGCGTTACAACATGCACCTAGGTGGCAACAAGGCCGGAACTCGTATCCCTAAAATGTATAAAGAGAACATCACATCAGCTCAGATCTTAGAAGAGATTGATGCGCTGGTGGGACGTTGGGCTACAGAACGCAACGACAATGAAGGGTTCGGTGATTTTACAATCCGAGCTGGCATCATCGAAGAGGTGATCATTTCAAAGAGGGATCTGCATGCATAA
- a CDS encoding assimilatory sulfite reductase (NADPH) flavoprotein subunit: MSLNKKESSQNNNAQSGANELPGLAAPLNDQQLGHLQQTVSELSSQQLAWVSGYLWGVSQAQPVGAAAPIAQAAAAVAAKPAGKLSIIFASQTGNAKGVAESLEAEAKALGIAVELFDASDYKGKNLAKETHVIFVASTNGEGEAPDNAIELHEFLQSKKAPKLSNLQYGVIGLGDSSYEFFCQTAKDFDNFLAKLGAKSFVDRLDCDVDYEESATEWRAKALSQVQETLSTGAEADIVQLPVGQAAAGHSQYTKQNPYTATLLTSQKITGRDSGKDVRHIEIDLDESGITYQPGDALGVWYENSSELANQILSKVGLSGIESVDVDGDNLSIHSALVSKFEITTSNPQLVTKFAELSGSKKLIKLVEDKDKLREYAGNTQIVDVLAEKKTKLSADELIGLLRKLTPRLYSIASSQAEVDEEVHLTVGLVEYQKGEESRLGGASSFLAQRLEEGGEVKVFVENNNNFKLPQDDNTPIIMVGPGTGIAPFRSFVQERENNDAEGKSWLFFGDRTFTQDFLYQVEWQKYLKSGALTKLDVAFSRDQKEKVYVQDRLIEQAEQVWQWLQEGAYLYVCGDATRMAKDVHEALVTIAEKHGNQNREQAEQYINDLRKAKRYQRDVY, translated from the coding sequence ATGTCTTTAAATAAGAAAGAGTCTTCACAAAACAATAATGCACAGTCTGGGGCTAATGAGTTACCTGGGCTAGCAGCACCACTTAATGACCAACAATTGGGTCATCTTCAGCAAACTGTTTCTGAACTGTCTTCACAGCAACTGGCATGGGTCAGTGGTTACCTTTGGGGAGTGAGCCAAGCTCAGCCTGTCGGTGCTGCTGCGCCAATCGCTCAAGCGGCCGCTGCAGTAGCGGCTAAGCCAGCGGGTAAGCTCAGCATTATCTTCGCTTCTCAAACCGGTAATGCTAAAGGCGTCGCAGAATCGCTAGAGGCAGAAGCCAAGGCCTTAGGAATCGCGGTCGAGCTTTTCGATGCGAGTGATTATAAAGGTAAGAACCTAGCCAAAGAGACACACGTCATTTTCGTCGCTTCAACCAATGGTGAGGGCGAAGCCCCTGATAACGCGATTGAGTTACATGAATTCCTTCAATCGAAGAAAGCGCCAAAATTATCAAACCTACAATACGGTGTGATTGGTTTAGGTGACTCTAGCTATGAGTTCTTCTGCCAAACGGCTAAAGATTTCGATAACTTCCTCGCTAAGCTTGGCGCGAAATCGTTTGTCGATCGCCTTGATTGTGATGTTGATTACGAAGAATCAGCAACGGAATGGCGCGCTAAAGCGTTATCACAAGTTCAAGAGACGCTATCAACAGGTGCCGAGGCTGACATCGTTCAGTTACCAGTAGGCCAAGCGGCTGCCGGTCATTCGCAATACACCAAACAGAATCCATATACAGCGACACTATTAACCAGTCAAAAGATCACCGGTCGTGACTCGGGTAAAGATGTTCGTCATATCGAGATCGATCTTGATGAATCTGGCATTACCTACCAACCTGGTGATGCGCTAGGTGTATGGTATGAAAACAGTTCAGAACTCGCGAACCAGATCCTTTCTAAGGTTGGGTTGTCGGGGATAGAAAGTGTCGATGTCGATGGTGACAATCTATCTATCCATAGTGCGCTAGTGAGTAAATTTGAGATTACGACTTCAAACCCTCAACTTGTGACTAAGTTTGCTGAGTTATCGGGCAGCAAGAAGTTAATCAAGCTGGTGGAAGATAAAGACAAGCTTCGTGAATATGCGGGTAATACACAAATCGTCGATGTTTTAGCTGAGAAGAAAACCAAGCTATCGGCTGATGAGTTAATTGGCCTGTTACGTAAGCTGACTCCGCGCCTCTACTCTATTGCGTCAAGCCAAGCCGAAGTAGATGAAGAAGTTCACTTAACGGTTGGTCTGGTTGAATATCAAAAAGGCGAAGAGTCTCGCTTAGGTGGAGCTTCTAGTTTCTTAGCTCAACGCCTTGAAGAAGGTGGTGAAGTGAAGGTGTTTGTTGAGAACAACAATAACTTCAAACTCCCACAAGACGACAATACACCAATCATCATGGTCGGCCCGGGTACAGGTATCGCACCTTTCCGCAGTTTCGTTCAAGAGCGTGAAAACAATGATGCTGAAGGCAAAAGCTGGCTGTTCTTTGGTGACCGTACCTTTACTCAAGATTTCTTATACCAAGTTGAATGGCAAAAGTACCTCAAGTCTGGCGCGCTAACTAAGCTAGATGTTGCCTTTAGCCGTGACCAAAAAGAAAAGGTTTATGTTCAGGATCGTTTAATCGAACAAGCAGAGCAGGTGTGGCAATGGCTGCAAGAGGGCGCGTACCTCTATGTCTGTGGCGATGCGACTCGAATGGCGAAAGATGTCCATGAAGCGTTAGTTACTATTGCGGAAAAACATGGCAATCAGAACCGCGAACAAGCTGAACAATATATTAATGATTTACGTAAAGCGAAACGTTACCAAAGGGATGTGTACTAA
- a CDS encoding TIGR04219 family outer membrane beta-barrel protein: MNKMPLIALVGMLSLSSAVSAAEEFSYTAKVGADMWWGSTKLNEVRQDDDSNSPSLYFAFEHNAPMLPNASFRYTSIDADSLAFDKYDYTFYYTLLEHKLMNFDAGVTFTQYSNSNYIEPKATGAKTSTFDEFTWSFYGNAEINVPDTNFDIIGTMEFGDSSGIKSTDLMAGVQYRIPVSESEIALRGGYRVIDLDSDEFFSSDLGKSFVMIDGWFAGAEVRF; the protein is encoded by the coding sequence ATGAATAAAATGCCATTAATTGCTTTAGTGGGAATGCTATCTTTAAGTTCAGCTGTGTCTGCTGCTGAGGAGTTTTCTTACACGGCTAAAGTCGGTGCCGATATGTGGTGGGGAAGTACAAAGCTAAACGAAGTTAGACAAGATGACGACTCTAACTCACCTTCGTTGTATTTCGCATTTGAGCATAATGCCCCAATGCTCCCAAATGCTAGCTTCCGTTATACCTCTATTGATGCGGACTCGTTGGCTTTTGATAAGTACGACTACACGTTTTACTACACACTGTTAGAGCACAAGTTGATGAACTTCGATGCGGGTGTGACGTTTACTCAATACTCAAACTCTAATTACATTGAGCCAAAAGCGACGGGTGCGAAAACATCGACGTTTGATGAGTTCACGTGGAGCTTCTACGGTAACGCAGAGATCAATGTGCCGGACACCAACTTCGATATCATTGGTACCATGGAGTTCGGTGATAGCAGTGGTATTAAGAGCACTGACTTGATGGCAGGTGTTCAGTACCGAATCCCTGTATCAGAATCTGAAATTGCTCTGCGTGGTGGTTACCGTGTTATCGATCTAGACTCGGATGAATTCTTTAGTTCTGATCTAGGCAAGAGCTTTGTCATGATCGATGGTTGGTTTGCTGGTGCTGAAGTGCGCTTCTAG
- the pspG gene encoding envelope stress response protein PspG: MFELIFVLIFVATLLVTGITFMTVLAATGLALLVMLVLGMMGVVFKLLPWLIVIAIGVWFFKNFVHSSNQRRY; encoded by the coding sequence ATGTTTGAATTAATCTTTGTTCTTATTTTCGTCGCAACTCTACTTGTCACTGGTATCACCTTTATGACGGTATTGGCTGCAACCGGACTAGCGTTATTAGTCATGTTGGTCTTAGGTATGATGGGCGTCGTGTTTAAGTTACTGCCTTGGTTGATCGTGATTGCAATCGGTGTGTGGTTTTTCAAAAACTTTGTACACAGTTCTAACCAGAGACGTTACTAA
- the dusA gene encoding tRNA dihydrouridine(20/20a) synthase DusA — protein MTHSCRLSVAPMLDWTDRHCRYFHRLLSQQTLLYTEMVTTGAILHGKGDFLEYNEQEHPLALQLGGSNPVDLAACAKLAGERGYDEVNLNVGCPSDRVQNGRFGACLMAEPELVADCVSAMKEVTDIPITVKTRIGIDDQDSYEFLTKFVSTVSEKGGCEQFTIHARKAWLSGLSPKENREIPPLDYDRAYQIKKDFSDLVIAVNGGITTLEQTKEHLQHLDGVMIGREAYHSPFILAEVDQQIFGLDTPIKKRSQVVEEMYPYIERELSNGASLGHISRHMLGLFQSMPGARQWRRYISENAHKKGAGIEVMQTALAKIPKELNV, from the coding sequence ATGACACATTCATGTAGGTTGTCTGTCGCTCCAATGCTCGATTGGACTGACCGCCACTGTCGTTACTTTCACCGTTTGCTTTCTCAACAGACTCTTCTGTACACGGAAATGGTAACAACGGGCGCGATCTTACATGGTAAGGGCGACTTCCTAGAATATAACGAGCAAGAACATCCTCTTGCACTTCAACTCGGTGGTTCAAACCCGGTTGATCTTGCTGCTTGTGCGAAACTTGCGGGTGAGCGCGGTTACGATGAAGTGAATCTTAACGTAGGTTGCCCTTCAGACCGAGTTCAGAATGGTCGATTTGGTGCATGCTTGATGGCTGAGCCCGAGTTGGTGGCAGATTGTGTTTCAGCGATGAAAGAAGTCACTGATATTCCAATTACCGTGAAAACGCGTATCGGTATCGATGACCAAGACTCTTATGAGTTTCTAACTAAGTTTGTTTCGACGGTTTCTGAAAAAGGCGGTTGTGAGCAATTTACTATCCATGCGCGTAAAGCGTGGTTGAGTGGTCTTAGTCCGAAAGAGAACCGTGAGATCCCACCGCTAGATTACGATCGTGCATACCAAATCAAGAAAGACTTTTCTGATCTGGTGATTGCCGTGAATGGTGGCATTACTACTCTTGAGCAAACTAAAGAACATTTGCAACACCTTGATGGCGTGATGATCGGTCGTGAGGCTTACCATAGCCCATTTATCTTGGCTGAAGTCGATCAGCAGATCTTTGGTTTAGACACGCCAATCAAGAAGCGCTCACAAGTGGTTGAAGAAATGTACCCGTACATCGAACGTGAACTTTCAAATGGCGCAAGCTTAGGACATATCTCTCGTCATATGCTTGGTTTGTTCCAAAGCATGCCCGGTGCAAGACAATGGCGTCGCTACATCAGTGAAAACGCACATAAGAAAGGTGCGGGTATCGAAGTGATGCAAACGGCATTGGCTAAGATCCCTAAAGAGCTAAATGTTTAA
- the zur gene encoding zinc uptake transcriptional repressor Zur, whose product MVKNLDHTLIEQVEGICASRGVRLTPQRKRVFELILSNKKASSAYELLEQLKVSEPQAKPPTVYRALDFLLEQGFIHRVESTNSFICCCSCNAHKHFSQLLICDKCGTVIELQDDALVTLLASNAEKHGFQLTNHVIESHGICQSCSSEMKE is encoded by the coding sequence ATGGTGAAAAATTTGGACCACACATTAATAGAGCAAGTTGAAGGGATATGCGCATCGCGAGGCGTTAGATTAACACCTCAAAGAAAGCGAGTGTTTGAGCTCATTCTCTCTAATAAAAAAGCCTCCAGTGCTTATGAATTATTAGAGCAGTTGAAAGTCAGTGAACCGCAGGCCAAGCCTCCTACAGTTTATCGCGCTTTGGATTTCTTGTTGGAACAAGGTTTCATTCACCGAGTTGAGTCAACCAATAGCTTTATATGCTGCTGTTCTTGTAATGCCCATAAACATTTCTCTCAACTACTGATCTGCGATAAATGTGGCACTGTGATAGAATTGCAAGACGATGCGCTTGTCACTCTACTCGCTAGTAACGCTGAGAAGCATGGCTTTCAATTGACCAATCATGTCATTGAATCGCATGGCATTTGCCAATCTTGCTCCTCTGAGATGAAAGAATAA
- a CDS encoding chemotaxis protein CheX, with amino-acid sequence MRAEFVNPFLASLMNVLKTMASLELKPQKPRVKKDEIARGDVSGLIGMVGTQSRGSMSITFDEGLALEIMENMLGERPNGLNEEVTDMVGEITNMVTGGAKRILAESGFDFDMATPIVVSGKGHTIRHKCEGAIIIMPFTSQWGNAFIEICFE; translated from the coding sequence ATGCGCGCTGAATTTGTAAACCCGTTTTTAGCTTCTTTGATGAACGTATTAAAAACGATGGCTTCTCTAGAGTTGAAGCCACAAAAACCGAGAGTTAAGAAAGATGAGATCGCTCGTGGTGATGTATCCGGCCTAATTGGTATGGTTGGCACACAATCTCGTGGCTCAATGTCGATCACCTTCGATGAAGGTCTCGCTCTTGAAATCATGGAAAACATGCTAGGTGAACGCCCAAACGGCTTGAACGAAGAAGTCACTGATATGGTCGGTGAAATCACCAACATGGTGACTGGCGGTGCAAAACGTATTCTTGCAGAAAGCGGCTTTGACTTCGATATGGCCACGCCAATCGTCGTTTCAGGCAAAGGACATACTATCCGTCACAAATGTGAAGGAGCAATCATCATCATGCCTTTCACGTCTCAGTGGGGTAATGCCTTCATCGAGATCTGTTTCGAATAG
- the pgi gene encoding glucose-6-phosphate isomerase, with protein MLKNINPTQTQAWKALTAHFESAQDMDMKELFAQDAKRFESFSTRFGSDILVDYSKNLIDAETMQHLFALANETEVKSAIEAMFGGDAINKTEGRSVLHTALRNRSDNPVMVDGKDVMPAVNAVLAKMELFTHRIVSGEWKGYTGKEITDVVNIGIGGSDLGPYMVTEALTPYKTRLNMHFVSNVDGTHIVETLKPLNPETTLFLVASKTFTTQETMTNAHSARDWFLAEAGDNAHVAKHFAALSTNVTAVAEFGIDTDNMFEFWDWVGGRYSLWSAIGLSISLSVGFDNFVELLEGAHEMDNHFASTEFESNIPVILALIGIWYNNFHGAESEAILPYDQYMHRFAAYFQQGNMESNGKFVDREGNPVEYQTGPIIWGEPGTNGQHAFYQLIHQGTKLIPSDFIAPAISHNPASDHHQKLMSNFFAQTEALAFGKTKETVEAEFLAAGKTAEEVAELVPFKVFEGNRPTNSILVKQINPRSLGNLIAMYEHKIFVQGVIWNIFSFDQWGVELGKQLANQILPELADDAQVTSHDSSTNGLINAFKALKA; from the coding sequence ATGTTGAAAAATATCAACCCAACGCAAACACAAGCGTGGAAAGCTCTAACGGCACATTTTGAGTCTGCTCAAGATATGGATATGAAAGAACTGTTTGCTCAAGATGCAAAGCGTTTCGAGAGCTTTTCTACTCGTTTCGGTTCTGACATCTTAGTGGATTACTCTAAGAACCTTATCGATGCTGAAACTATGCAGCACCTATTTGCTCTTGCGAACGAGACTGAAGTTAAGTCTGCAATCGAAGCAATGTTCGGTGGTGATGCAATCAACAAGACTGAAGGTCGTTCAGTACTTCACACTGCTCTACGTAACCGTAGCGACAACCCAGTAATGGTTGATGGCAAAGACGTAATGCCAGCAGTGAATGCAGTACTAGCAAAAATGGAACTGTTTACACACCGCATCGTTTCTGGTGAGTGGAAAGGTTACACTGGTAAAGAGATCACTGATGTAGTTAACATCGGTATCGGCGGTTCGGACCTTGGTCCATACATGGTGACTGAAGCTCTAACGCCATACAAAACTCGCCTAAACATGCACTTCGTTTCTAACGTAGATGGCACTCACATCGTTGAGACACTTAAGCCTCTTAACCCAGAAACAACGCTATTCTTAGTGGCATCTAAAACATTCACGACTCAAGAAACAATGACTAACGCGCACTCTGCACGTGATTGGTTCTTGGCTGAAGCGGGTGACAACGCACACGTAGCTAAACACTTCGCAGCACTATCAACTAACGTAACTGCGGTCGCTGAGTTTGGTATTGATACTGACAACATGTTCGAATTCTGGGACTGGGTTGGTGGTCGTTACTCACTATGGTCTGCAATCGGTCTTTCTATCTCACTATCTGTTGGCTTCGATAACTTCGTTGAGCTACTAGAAGGTGCTCACGAGATGGATAACCACTTTGCTTCAACTGAGTTTGAAAGCAACATTCCAGTCATCCTTGCGCTTATCGGTATTTGGTACAACAACTTCCACGGCGCTGAGTCAGAAGCAATTCTACCTTACGATCAATACATGCACCGTTTTGCTGCTTACTTCCAGCAAGGCAACATGGAATCGAACGGTAAGTTTGTTGACCGTGAAGGCAACCCAGTAGAATACCAAACAGGTCCTATCATCTGGGGTGAACCTGGTACAAACGGCCAGCACGCGTTCTACCAACTGATTCACCAAGGCACTAAGCTGATCCCATCAGACTTCATCGCGCCAGCTATCAGCCACAACCCAGCATCTGATCACCACCAGAAGCTAATGTCTAACTTCTTTGCTCAAACTGAAGCACTAGCATTCGGTAAGACAAAAGAGACAGTAGAAGCTGAATTCCTAGCAGCGGGCAAAACAGCTGAAGAAGTTGCTGAGCTAGTACCTTTCAAAGTATTTGAAGGTAACCGCCCAACGAACTCAATTCTTGTTAAGCAAATCAACCCTCGCTCTTTAGGTAACCTAATCGCGATGTACGAGCACAAGATCTTTGTTCAAGGTGTTATCTGGAACATCTTCAGCTTCGACCAATGGGGTGTAGAGCTTGGTAAGCAACTAGCAAACCAAATTCTTCCAGAGCTTGCTGACGATGCTCAAGTAACCTCTCACGACAGCTCAACGAACGGTCTAATCAACGCATTTAAAGCGCTTAAAGCTTAA
- a CDS encoding secondary thiamine-phosphate synthase enzyme YjbQ, with protein sequence MWIQKTIHLNARKRGFHLITDEIEQQIHDINSLSVGLLHLFIQHTSASLTLNENADPTVRNDMESHFNKFVPERAPYYRHTYEGDDDMPAHIKASTLGTSVTIPISNGRLALGTWQGIYLGEHRDCGGSRTVIATMQGE encoded by the coding sequence ATGTGGATTCAGAAGACTATACACCTAAATGCACGAAAGCGTGGATTTCATCTCATTACTGATGAAATTGAACAACAGATACACGATATCAATTCTCTATCTGTTGGTTTATTACATCTTTTTATCCAACATACCTCTGCCAGCCTCACATTAAATGAGAACGCAGATCCCACAGTCCGTAACGATATGGAGTCGCACTTCAATAAGTTTGTACCTGAGCGAGCACCCTACTACAGACACACCTATGAAGGTGATGATGACATGCCTGCCCACATTAAAGCATCGACACTTGGCACCAGTGTGACAATACCAATTAGCAATGGTCGTTTAGCTTTAGGAACATGGCAAGGCATTTACTTAGGAGAGCACCGAGATTGCGGTGGAAGCCGAACTGTGATTGCTACGATGCAAGGTGAGTAG